The genomic DNA cttaaagttttgcattttgTATGATATCAATAGCTTAGTTCtaattcttcataaaatttgaaaaatctagacaaaccggacaaaagtaccaaattttgcaCACAGGTAGTTTGGACCAAcacaagacttttggctgtaaggccaaggtcacagctctttggaattctatttttagaacattcaaagtGGCCGCCATTTAAACAAacagctattttagtaaaagttagtttttatcttattcttggtACATATTTATGCGTAAACTGATTCATACATACTCTTAGGGTCAAGTGATACATTGGCAGgaagtgatgtcaattttcacGTCCGTCTGTTTGTaaatccgtctgtctgtatgtcaaaAATGCTGTTTATAAACAGCATACTTGTGATTATAACTATAAGATGAGCCCCGTAATGTGCAGCTTGACTTAAATTATGTATTGGTGCAGCTGAAAAAAattctgtccgtctgtctattTTTGGGTGaagcatgtttttatttgttccgtccgtctgtccgcccaTCCGTcgcaaaattcatatatttcagaACAGCTTTTTTTTTGGCTAAATCTGAGGGGTCTTTTTAAGatttttgacattatttattctataaattgttaaatgtctATTGACTTTTGGAATATTCAAGTGACTGTTCCTGAAATACCctgttaaaaatgaaaacgaaatgtACCAAAacgatttgttttaactgtttatagggccataatggctttgtttattatgtgactgccgcatgtgctgttataaacataaaatatattagtaacttgttaaatcttatttttgatacttaattaataacatatttttcaaaggtatttaaaGTATGATTCATAAGGTATAAAGTATTACTGAGTCCGTTCCTTTTTATAACCTCCCTTTTATGCAAAAGGATAAATACATGTGCAGTACTGAAAGAAGTGCTTTTCCAACCATGTAATTACCACGCATATTCTCTTTTTTTGAGAGTTGCTGTATCGGGTTTTAACATTATGGAATTTTAACACAGTGAAGTTCACCTAAACAGACGTGACAAAATATCCTATTGAAAAGTACTTTAGCCATATTGAACAATTGTTAAGATGATTGAGGGGAACATTTTCTTAATGTCTATTCAAATCATGTTTGATACACATACCTATTTCTTAATGTCTTATATAGAGAGCACCAATTACTACATGTACCTATATTATCTAAAACAACTGTGTAGGTGGCAAAGTTTTTAATGGTGAGATTGTCATTCTTATCTTTTAGCTATGTGTCAACGGGGCTGTTGCATTCTAGGGGTTATTTGAAGGTAAGAGAGTTTGGTGTAAGGTAATTTCATAACATTACTAACTGCAAATTGCTTTATTAATCAATATAATGGTGATAATTgtatattacattgtattttacaTGTTGAGAAAGAATGCTATGCTTATAAATGACTTATGCATAGATCAATCATTAATTTaagtatatctgaaataaattaccTAATTGCCCGAACAATGCCATTTTAAGCTAGTGTGATGCAAACATATTAAATTTACATTGAAGATAAAGGGAAACTAGTttattccatttcttttattgctgGTGTAAATACTGTATGCTGTTTTCAATCTTTTAAAAAGGAATTGAGGTCATTAACCTAAGTGGGACATTTCTAAGTATTTAAAAGGCAAGACATGTATGCTGCAATCAAGGCTTTGACTGTGTCATTATGCTTTACAAATTTGTTCCATagtatttccatttatatattcataaggAGTATGTCATAAAGGTGCACATACTTCTGATGATATAATTTGTAGTGAAATAGCATAATTACTTGGGAGCTTTTAGTGATAAATGTCAGCATTCTATATCTTTCTATATCTCCTTTTGGCTTTTAATCATCATACAGAAGAAAATGTCTATATAAAAGAAGAGgctttttaaaatagaaataaatcattatgttaaaaaaaatgcatgtgcATACATCTATTCCTCTCTTGTCTATATGAATAACTAtagctttttagtttatactaatttatttttaagctcaattgtgatgaaagctagaagcttatctgaaccactctCGAATCCTGGAAAACAGAGTTCTGTTGTCATTTGAGAAGGCTTAGTTATGACCCAAGTCGGTATCAAACTCTGGGTTGAGCGGCCAATACCTTAACCTCTAGACAACCGCTTCCCTTACCTATAGTTTATTGACGAGTGACTCATCCCAACAAAAATGTTCCAGTACCAGAAGGCTCTGGCATGATATGTGACTGGGATAAACATGAATAGTATCAAACCAGAAGATGTCGGTTTGATGATTTGAACAGGAAAAATGTCCTGTGTGGTCAAAGCTTTTAGTTGCAAGtaatgttaaatttgtttgaggcaactatttgttcatgcaaaagaTGAAGTAAGGGTGCATATAAATCATGCAAACACCtctaaatgataaattataacaagaacccagtaaataaagacataatcattaaataaaagttttaactttccattacaataatgcttttcaagatacatgtatatagatatgaCCATATTGATACTTAGCTATATCAAAGTAAAACTATTTGAATACagagattttatataaatatatgtaatatggGTTCTATTATGGGAATTACAAAGCTAATCACAAAGCTTATTTAGTCACCGTATGACCTAGAGTTGTGTTAATGCGATGCTAAaactaccaaaaaaaaacaaaaaaacaaagcttattatttgatacatgtatatgatgcaaaagaaccataaatgaaaatgaaccatGTCTCCCAATATACTTTATTTTAATAGAAAGATGAATGGAATTGCCATCTGCATGTTATCTGAGGCACTAGCGGACATGAAATGCTGCCTTTATATCATTTGATCTACACTGTACAACAGTAATATTAAACTGATGTTGCGTTCCACTTGCGGTTTCATTATGACTacaaatacagagcggacacggtTTTGCGATAGACAGATAGACAGATGGACAAACGAAACAAAATGGAACATATTTTCTACAAACCTCTAGTCGGTTACACATATTTGTCACCTCTAGATCGAGATCAAGCAGCACATTACAGGGCTTATTATGTATGCACGTAAAAGAgtatggttttaaaaaagaagacattttaacgtacgtacggacgaatgtacagacagactgttatgtagcatgacctaactttatgcaaatgtatcacttgaccctaagagtaagtatgaatcagtttacacataaatatgtatcaagaataagacaaaaattatatttttctaaaatagctatttgttttaatggcggccattttgaatgttctaaaaatagaattccaaagagctgtgaccttggcccttacagtcAGAAGTCTTATATTGTTTCAAGCTACtgttgtgaccttggcccttacagccaaaagtcttatattgtcccaagctacAGTGGTCTCGTTATGACTAAAACTATAGAGCGGACACGACTTtgcgatagacagacagacagatagacagacggacgaacgaaacaaaaatggaacatatcttctacaaatattagtctttacacatatttatcacctCTAGACCAATCGGGTTCAGGCAGCACATTACAGGGCTTATGATGTATGTACGTAAAAGCGCATGGTTTTAAAAAAGATGACATTtttaacgtacgtacggacgaatgtacagacagactgttatgtagcatgacctaactttatgcaAATGCATCACTTGACCCTTAGAGtaagtatgaatcagtttacatataaatatgtatcatgaataagataaaaactaacttttactaaaatagctatttgttttaatggcggccattttgaatggtttaaaaatagaattccaaagagctgtgaccttggcccttacagccaaaagtcttatattgcCCCAAGCTACCGTTttacaaaatttggtacttttgtccagcCTGTCTAGATCTTTCAAAATTGGCACTCTACTACAAACAGTTAATTTTCACAAACATATAATTGTGGCTAAATCGTACATTGGTTATATTTGCTATCGTCAAATATAGTTGAAGCATAATGTGGTAAGTTCATCATTTACATTTGCCTGTACTATGACTGTCAGGTACAATACATCATGTTTGTCTACACTTTTTGTATTAGTACACCAGAGAAAGAATTCCAGTCGTCAGTCGATTGACCTAACTTCTCAAAGAGCATGCCTCTAACGCGCACTTGTTCACCTTTTCGAACTAAAGCAACGGCACCGAAAGACGTACATTTTGTGTCAGTTGCTTCTTTTGAGACCCTATACTCTCCACTAGCAATAGAGCGCCTTCCAACTTTAAGATAGTAATTTGCACAGACCGCCGGTGTAAGGCAAAGATGAGCATTGAACTGGTATACCCCATCAATCGGAGCTGTGAAGATTCCAGTGTTGTTGTCATACGCTTTACCTTCATTCAGTATAACAGTTGAAAACACTACAGTATCCTTGCCGGAATACTCTACTGCCACGTATGCATTGAATGCTACTGCTTGTGTCTCGGATGCCTCTATAAATTAAACGTGATTAGAATTTATAAACATGTAATTGTTCTTCAACATCTTGAACGCAACATTAActggtatttattatatatgaaaaaataaagcaGTTTGTTTTAACAATACTATGTAGGCTAATTTGTAATATGGTGTTTTACGAAAATTTGTTAATATCAAAGAGTTGATGATCGAATTGGAGTTGATTCTTGGTTTCAAAAAcctgaaatataattatagctTCCTAATTATTTTTCTTCTATCAAACaatgcaaacaaaaacaaacaaaaaaacaaacagattaGACATACTTATCTCCTCTATGTCATTGCTGTTGCGATCATTTTTGTCAACTATGTTTTCAGTCTTCAATTCCAATTTCTTCATCTCTccatgtaattttgaaaatttatccgCCACTTTAGTGTTTGTTTCTTTAATGCCATTCATTGTGTCAGTTACATTTTCAACCTTCAAATCCacgttctctatcttttcacGTAAACCTGAAAGATTATCCGTTATTTCAACGTTTTTCTCTTTTATGCCATTCATAACGTCCATAACATTGGTAATACTTTTTTGTACATCTTTCTGCATATTCTCCACAAAGAATTCCATACGCACCATTTTCTCAAGTAATTGTTCTTCGTACGCAAATTTTTAACAGGCTGGTTCTACTGGCAGTGTTAAAACTGATTTAAATGGACAGAACAGAAGTATGACACAAAATAATGTCTCAAACCTTTCCATTTTGTGATAATAACTTTGCGCTATAACTTCAACTTGCAGTGCAGCTAAGGAAAATGaagtttagattttatttttgacGAAATATGATTAAACATTTCCAGGAATTCACAGCACCAGATTATATCATTTTCATAACAAACTTGGTAGGAATAACGTCTGTTTTTCTCGAAGGATGCAATTTATTAGCCTGGCttcctggctgcatggttatttttcatataaatacaggaaacattttattagatGTTTTAagactctaaaatagcacaattttatctgatggctgaaccatgtttggagccaggggcaataaaaaatctcaatgtagaaacaatCTTCTGGAGtaacttccctcttaatgaagaacactgatatatgtaaataagaacaaacatagggacgggagccagtctagcaATTGATCTAGTGTATTGCGTGTGAAATCTTGTGAAAGTCGCTGTTGATTTATTAgatacggaagagcattagtgccaggtgtattttatttattaactcaaaatttcgagttactaactcgaaaatTTCTAATTACTAAGTCGAAAATTTCGACTTATtagtcgaaatttcaagttaatattgaaatatagacataccctaaatGAACGTGTAGTTAGGAGTATGACCAAGATCAGGTACCCGGActgatctagattttgaggagaggtcatagaatgtaatcgggaagtattcaaactttttttttttgacgattCGGAAAGGGTTTTTTTCGACCTATTTCCCGTCGGCCTTACCCCCTAAAAACATACTATACTTTAAAAAAAGGTCTAGATCCCATTTAAAAATCGGGAGAAAGGCTCTAGAGGCTTTTGGGGTAGGTCTTTATTTTGAGGGATAAATAGTACATTTTCAAGTTCCTATAGTTGGGTTAAATATATGCTGTATAGATAAATGTTCCCACTTGAAGATTTCAAAAGtcgtccattttttttttccctttttggagGGAAGTTCAAATTTTTGCTAAAAAAGAGCaacataaaactaaaattttcgtGTTATTACTCAAAAATTTCGAGAAatcaaaaagggaaaatttcGATTAGTAACTCAAATTTTTTCGACTTACAATCCCCAAATT from Mercenaria mercenaria strain notata chromosome 11, MADL_Memer_1, whole genome shotgun sequence includes the following:
- the LOC123532545 gene encoding EMILIN-1-like, whose protein sequence is MVRMEFFVENMQKDVQKSITNVMDVMNGIKEKNVEITDNLSGLREKIENVDLKVENVTDTMNGIKETNTKVADKFSKLHGEMKKLELKTENIVDKNDRNSNDIEEIKASETQAVAFNAYVAVEYSGKDTVVFSTVILNEGKAYDNNTGIFTAPIDGVYQFNAHLCLTPAVCANYYLKVGRRSIASGEYRVSKEATDTKCTSFGAVALVRKGEQVRVRGMLFEKLGQSTDDWNSFSGVLIQKV